Proteins encoded in a region of the Deefgea piscis genome:
- a CDS encoding flagellar brake protein — MAQSDLLPLRQQELVVGEPTPYAIFDADNQLLLNAGQIIHTEKQLETLNKLGMFRNPAWRGVRVAGAVGGARVHTNTPPTERVIAKPAPIKRHLAQFKLSPGSALHIQLSVDPLNHSESVKLIGWVDKKGVLISALNAHGAVLPYREGQSIKAKTIAGKDVISFDAVIEKVCFFPFPYLHLSWPDTLQIRQLRNSLRVNTHLIASISGDGIHSTPAKITNLSASGAMLEGSNLQLATDQEISMALRLHAAGIDHTMNIRAIVKNQKSETPNRAIQYGLEFIPLATADRLVLEHYIFSAILE, encoded by the coding sequence ATGGCCCAATCTGACCTCCTCCCCCTTCGCCAGCAAGAACTGGTTGTTGGCGAACCGACACCCTACGCCATCTTTGATGCCGACAATCAATTACTACTGAACGCCGGACAAATCATCCACACCGAAAAACAACTGGAAACGCTCAATAAACTAGGCATGTTTCGCAATCCAGCTTGGCGCGGCGTTCGAGTTGCAGGCGCAGTCGGTGGCGCGCGAGTCCACACTAATACGCCGCCCACTGAGCGGGTCATCGCCAAACCCGCCCCAATTAAACGCCATTTGGCGCAATTTAAATTATCCCCCGGTAGCGCACTACATATTCAGTTGAGTGTTGATCCGCTCAATCATAGTGAGTCAGTCAAACTCATCGGTTGGGTCGATAAAAAAGGCGTATTAATTAGCGCACTCAATGCCCACGGAGCCGTCTTGCCATATCGAGAAGGACAATCGATTAAAGCCAAAACCATTGCGGGTAAAGATGTGATTTCATTTGACGCGGTAATTGAGAAAGTTTGCTTTTTCCCTTTTCCCTATTTGCACCTAAGCTGGCCTGATACCTTGCAAATCCGCCAATTACGCAATAGCCTGCGGGTGAATACCCATTTGATTGCCAGTATTAGTGGTGATGGCATTCATAGCACGCCAGCAAAAATCACCAATCTATCGGCCAGCGGCGCCATGCTTGAAGGTAGCAATCTGCAATTAGCCACGGATCAAGAAATCAGCATGGCGCTACGCCTGCATGCGGCTGGTATTGATCACACGATGAATATTCGAGCCATCGTTAAAAATCAAAAATCAGAAACACCAAATCGTGCGATTCAGTATGGATTGGAATTCATCCCGCTGGCCACGGCAGATCGCTTGGTCCTCGAGCACTACATCTTTAGTGCGATTTTGGAATAG
- the nth gene encoding endonuclease III has product MNKQTRYTFYARLAELDPNPTTELNYTTPFELLTAVLLSAQATDVGVNKATKLLFAVANTPEEILALGLDGLESYINTIGLFHSKAKHLLQTCQMLIDLHGGEVPRDRESLEALPGVGRKTANVVMNTAFGIPTIAVDTHIFRIGNRTGLAKGKDVRAVEDKLLKVTPPEFLLNAHHWLILHGRYICKARKPECWRCIENDICDFRSKIMTPPKGF; this is encoded by the coding sequence ATGAATAAGCAAACTCGCTATACCTTTTATGCGCGTTTGGCTGAGTTAGACCCCAATCCAACCACAGAACTGAACTACACCACGCCGTTTGAGTTGCTGACGGCGGTGTTGCTATCAGCGCAGGCGACCGATGTGGGCGTGAATAAAGCAACTAAGCTGTTATTTGCGGTGGCCAATACCCCCGAGGAGATTTTGGCGCTAGGGCTTGATGGGCTTGAGTCCTACATCAATACCATTGGCCTCTTTCACAGCAAGGCCAAGCATTTATTGCAAACCTGCCAAATGCTGATCGATTTACACGGCGGTGAAGTGCCGCGAGATCGGGAAAGCTTAGAGGCACTGCCCGGTGTTGGGCGCAAAACGGCCAACGTGGTGATGAACACCGCGTTTGGTATTCCGACGATTGCGGTGGATACGCATATCTTCCGCATTGGCAATCGCACCGGTTTGGCCAAGGGCAAAGACGTGCGGGCGGTGGAGGACAAATTACTGAAGGTGACGCCACCAGAATTTTTACTCAATGCACATCACTGGCTAATTTTGCATGGTCGTTATATTTGCAAAGCGCGCAAACCGGAATGCTGGCGCTGTATTGAAAATGATATCTGCGATTTCCGCAGTAAAATCATGACGCCACCGAAAGGCTTTTGA
- a CDS encoding electron transport complex subunit E codes for MALLTQDESKTIIQNSIWQQNAALGQFLGLCPVLVISSNIVNGVSLGLATSLVMLISSAAIACIRSLVPNELRAPIFILIIAALVTMVDLLMNAYVHDLYVVLGIFIPLITTNCIVLARAEAYASKNGVAQSALDGVMMGLGLTLVLAILGAMRELVGKGTLLSGIDLVFGASAKSWVIHVIPAEYNYQFLLAILPPGAFIGLGFLIAGKQALDRRAEAKAKLAAKLALQSVAA; via the coding sequence ATGGCCTTGTTAACACAAGACGAAAGCAAAACGATTATTCAAAACAGCATTTGGCAGCAAAATGCCGCCTTAGGGCAATTTTTGGGCCTGTGCCCAGTGCTGGTGATCTCAAGCAATATTGTGAATGGCGTGTCGCTGGGCTTGGCGACGAGCTTGGTGATGTTGATTTCAAGTGCGGCGATTGCCTGCATTCGCAGCTTGGTGCCCAATGAATTGCGGGCGCCGATTTTTATTTTAATCATTGCCGCCTTGGTGACGATGGTTGATTTATTGATGAATGCCTATGTGCATGATTTATACGTGGTGCTGGGGATTTTTATTCCTTTGATTACCACCAACTGCATCGTGTTAGCGCGGGCTGAAGCGTATGCGTCAAAAAACGGCGTGGCGCAATCGGCGCTCGACGGCGTGATGATGGGGCTAGGGCTCACGCTGGTGCTGGCGATTTTGGGCGCGATGCGTGAACTCGTTGGTAAAGGCACCTTGCTGTCGGGTATTGATCTGGTGTTTGGCGCCAGTGCCAAATCCTGGGTAATTCATGTGATTCCTGCTGAATACAATTATCAATTCTTGCTGGCCATCTTGCCGCCCGGCGCGTTTATTGGCTTGGGTTTTTTAATTGCCGGTAAGCAAGCACTGGATCGCCGCGCAGAAGCCAAGGCCAAGTTGGCGGCTAAATTGGCATTGCAGAGTGTTGCGGCATGA
- the rsxG gene encoding electron transport complex subunit RsxG encodes MKTMVQNGVRGALTLLVFALVFTALMAGTYALTKESVAKNERDARAALIAQVLPAGSYDNELLLDALPQTAAAQQQLNNPAGAQIYRAMKNGQTTAVVVETIAPDGYSGKIKLLVGVSRAGQVLGVRVVAHKETPGLGDYIDAAKSNWILGFDGKSLSSPTADLWRVKKDGGAFDAAAGATISPRAVVKAVKNTLNYVAAEHATLFGA; translated from the coding sequence ATGAAAACCATGGTGCAAAATGGCGTTCGCGGTGCTTTGACTTTATTGGTTTTTGCTCTGGTTTTTACCGCTTTAATGGCCGGAACCTATGCCTTAACGAAGGAAAGTGTTGCCAAAAATGAGCGTGACGCCCGCGCGGCGTTGATCGCGCAAGTGTTGCCAGCGGGTAGTTATGACAACGAATTGTTGCTGGACGCGTTACCGCAAACTGCCGCAGCCCAACAGCAGCTCAATAATCCAGCCGGCGCGCAGATTTATCGGGCGATGAAAAATGGCCAAACCACGGCAGTGGTGGTGGAAACCATTGCGCCAGATGGCTATTCAGGCAAGATTAAATTATTGGTCGGTGTGAGCCGCGCTGGGCAGGTTTTGGGCGTTCGCGTGGTGGCGCACAAAGAAACCCCTGGCTTGGGTGATTATATTGATGCCGCTAAGTCGAACTGGATTTTGGGTTTTGATGGTAAATCGCTGTCGTCACCAACGGCCGATTTATGGCGGGTTAAAAAAGATGGTGGCGCTTTTGATGCTGCTGCGGGCGCAACCATTAGCCCGCGTGCGGTGGTGAAAGCGGTGAAAAACACCTTGAATTACGTGGCGGCAGAGCACGCTACTTTGTTTGGAGCCTAA
- a CDS encoding RnfABCDGE type electron transport complex subunit D: MRTSPHLIKPTPLQVVMLKVAVALLPGIAAYAWVFGAGILLQVLLATVTALATEAACLKLRNYPIKPFITDGSAIVTAWLLALSLPPLSSWWMVVLATVIAIGLAKHLYGGLGQNPFNPAMVGFAVMMVSFPAQMSRWNAPLSLPSVDLTTWQQFGYILSGHLPQGLSFDTLASATPLDSVKTALLQQHSMSDIFSGAIFQSADWLSFLPSSVALIAVGYLLGGLYLLQQRIIAWPLPVAFLTVLLGMSGLFHLINPAQYTSPAFHLLSGAAVLGAFFIVTDPVTAPTTLRGRLIYAALIGLLTWLIRTFGGYPDGVAFAVLIMNIAAPFIDQYTQPAVFGRKPQGGVKHGH, translated from the coding sequence ATGAGAACTTCTCCGCATTTAATCAAACCAACACCGCTGCAAGTGGTGATGCTCAAAGTCGCCGTGGCTTTGCTACCGGGTATCGCTGCGTATGCTTGGGTGTTTGGCGCTGGCATTTTGTTGCAAGTCCTGCTGGCGACGGTCACGGCGCTGGCCACCGAAGCGGCGTGCTTAAAATTACGCAATTATCCAATCAAGCCTTTTATTACCGATGGCTCGGCAATTGTCACTGCATGGTTGTTGGCGCTGTCTTTACCGCCGCTGTCTAGCTGGTGGATGGTGGTGTTGGCCACCGTGATTGCGATTGGTTTGGCTAAGCATTTATACGGTGGCTTGGGGCAAAATCCATTTAATCCAGCGATGGTGGGTTTTGCGGTGATGATGGTGTCGTTTCCGGCACAAATGAGCCGCTGGAATGCACCGCTGTCTTTGCCAAGTGTGGATTTAACGACTTGGCAGCAGTTTGGGTATATCTTGAGCGGGCATCTGCCACAAGGGCTGTCATTCGATACCCTTGCATCAGCGACGCCACTGGATAGCGTTAAAACCGCTTTGCTGCAGCAGCACAGCATGAGCGATATTTTTAGTGGCGCAATTTTTCAGTCGGCCGATTGGTTGAGCTTTTTACCGAGTTCGGTGGCGTTAATCGCCGTAGGCTATTTGCTGGGCGGCTTGTATTTGCTGCAACAGCGGATTATTGCGTGGCCGTTGCCGGTGGCGTTTTTGACGGTGTTGTTGGGGATGTCAGGATTGTTTCATCTGATTAATCCGGCGCAATACACCAGTCCCGCGTTTCACTTACTCAGTGGCGCAGCGGTGCTGGGCGCATTTTTTATCGTTACCGATCCGGTGACCGCGCCAACAACGTTGCGGGGGCGTTTAATTTACGCCGCGTTAATTGGTTTACTCACTTGGCTGATTCGCACCTTTGGTGGCTATCCCGACGGGGTAGCGTTTGCGGTGTTGATTATGAATATTGCCGCGCCGTTTATTGACCAATATACGCAGCCGGCGGTTTTCGGCCGTAAGCCTCAGGGGGGAGTGAAGCATGGACATTAA
- the rsxC gene encoding electron transport complex subunit RsxC: MSATLSHEIFPFHGGVHPPEMKEISNRSPIVAMPIPARLSIPLQQSIGNIAQPLVSVGDRVLKGQMLAAANGNISAAVHAPTSGQVIAIDPQAVAHPSGLTQSCLTLASDGLDEWITREKFDWRAAMQGGDAKAIREYVQNMGVVGQGGAVFPSHLKLISREPLDTLIINGAECEPYITCDDRLMRERAIEIVAGIAIVRQLLNAKQVLIGIEDNKPEAIEALRAALMGCGFSAQVVVVPTLYPSGGAKQLIKLLTNIEVPSGVRSTDLGVQCFNVATIYSIYAALEHAEPVISRVVTLTGNVEKPCNVEALIGTPIDDLLKFAGLKAPSDCIYGGPMMGFTLPSTQVGLTKAGNCIIAMDAANFPEKPREMPCIRCGECAVACPQELQPMDLYWFARSKNFGKAQERNLFDCIECGACAYVCPSSIQLVDYYRFAKSEIWDAERAKKSADTARERHEFKQFREEREKEEKAARLAARAAGQSVSARAAPKPPVSEVAAPEASVAPAADGDDKAAKIRAAMARAAAAKGETPASSAAAPALDADKAAKIKAAMAAAAAKKAAANTPAVHGAVDGSGAGLQQDTAAKPTIDEEKAAKIRAAMAAAAAKKAEKAAKDAGESVPSLVVTPAAVEKPAIDEEKAAKIRAAMAAAAAKKAEKAAKDAGESVPSLVVTPAAVEKPAIDEEKAAKIRAAMAAAAAKKAEKAAKDAGESVPSPVVAPAAVEKPAIDEEKAAKIRAAMAAAAAKKAEKEAKDAGESVPSPVVAPAAVEKPAIDEEKAAKIRAAMAAAAAKKAAKAAQSDKDAQ; this comes from the coding sequence ATGAGTGCGACGTTGAGTCACGAGATTTTTCCATTTCATGGCGGCGTTCATCCGCCAGAAATGAAAGAGATATCCAATCGCTCGCCGATTGTGGCGATGCCGATTCCGGCACGGTTATCCATTCCTTTGCAGCAAAGCATTGGCAATATCGCGCAGCCCTTGGTGAGCGTCGGTGATCGCGTTCTCAAAGGACAAATGCTTGCCGCAGCCAATGGCAATATTTCAGCCGCGGTGCACGCGCCAACGTCGGGGCAGGTGATTGCAATCGACCCGCAAGCGGTGGCGCATCCATCGGGTTTGACGCAAAGCTGCCTGACATTGGCCAGCGATGGCCTTGATGAATGGATTACGCGCGAAAAATTCGATTGGCGCGCTGCAATGCAAGGTGGTGACGCCAAGGCGATTCGCGAATATGTGCAAAACATGGGCGTGGTTGGGCAGGGCGGCGCGGTGTTTCCATCGCATCTGAAATTAATCAGCCGCGAGCCGCTCGATACCTTGATTATTAATGGCGCTGAATGTGAGCCCTACATCACGTGTGATGATCGATTGATGCGCGAGCGCGCCATTGAGATCGTTGCGGGGATTGCCATTGTTCGGCAATTACTCAATGCCAAACAAGTGCTCATCGGCATCGAAGACAATAAACCCGAGGCAATTGAAGCCTTGCGCGCAGCGCTGATGGGCTGCGGATTTAGCGCTCAAGTCGTGGTGGTACCCACACTTTACCCATCGGGTGGCGCAAAACAGCTGATTAAATTGCTGACCAATATCGAAGTGCCTAGCGGCGTTCGCTCCACCGATTTGGGCGTGCAGTGCTTTAATGTGGCGACGATTTACAGTATTTACGCCGCGCTAGAACACGCCGAACCGGTGATTTCACGAGTGGTCACGCTCACCGGCAATGTCGAAAAACCGTGCAATGTTGAGGCTTTGATTGGTACGCCGATTGACGATTTATTAAAGTTTGCTGGATTAAAAGCGCCGAGTGACTGCATTTATGGCGGGCCGATGATGGGCTTTACCTTGCCATCAACGCAAGTGGGTTTGACTAAGGCCGGCAACTGCATTATTGCGATGGACGCAGCGAACTTCCCCGAAAAACCCCGTGAAATGCCATGTATTCGTTGTGGCGAATGCGCGGTAGCTTGCCCGCAAGAATTGCAGCCGATGGATTTGTATTGGTTTGCGCGCAGTAAAAACTTTGGCAAGGCGCAAGAGCGCAATCTATTTGACTGCATCGAATGCGGCGCTTGCGCCTATGTGTGCCCGTCAAGTATTCAGTTGGTGGATTATTATCGCTTTGCCAAATCCGAAATCTGGGATGCCGAGCGCGCGAAAAAATCGGCCGATACCGCGCGCGAACGACATGAATTTAAGCAGTTCCGCGAAGAGCGTGAAAAAGAAGAAAAAGCTGCGCGCTTAGCGGCGCGAGCTGCGGGTCAATCTGTTTCGGCCAGAGCCGCGCCAAAACCACCGGTGAGTGAAGTCGCCGCGCCTGAAGCCAGCGTGGCCCCTGCTGCTGATGGCGACGATAAAGCCGCGAAAATTCGCGCAGCAATGGCGCGTGCGGCGGCTGCTAAAGGCGAAACGCCTGCCAGCAGCGCGGCTGCGCCAGCACTCGACGCCGATAAAGCCGCGAAAATTAAAGCTGCAATGGCGGCGGCAGCAGCGAAAAAAGCCGCCGCAAATACCCCTGCAGTGCATGGTGCTGTAGATGGTTCTGGTGCTGGCTTGCAGCAAGATACAGCAGCCAAACCGACGATCGATGAAGAAAAGGCCGCCAAGATTCGCGCGGCGATGGCTGCTGCGGCAGCCAAGAAAGCCGAGAAAGCAGCGAAGGACGCTGGTGAATCGGTTCCTTCGTTAGTCGTCACGCCAGCAGCGGTTGAGAAGCCAGCGATCGATGAAGAAAAAGCCGCCAAGATTCGTGCGGCGATGGCTGCTGCGGCAGCCAAGAAAGCCGAGAAAGCAGCGAAGGACGCTGGTGAATCGGTTCCTTCGTTAGTCGTCACGCCAGCAGCGGTTGAGAAGCCAGCGATCGATGAAGAAAAAGCCGCCAAGATTCGTGCGGCGATGGCTGCTGCAGCGGCCAAGAAAGCCGAGAAAGCAGCGAAGGACGCTGGTGAATCCGTTCCATCGCCAGTTGTCGCGCCAGCAGCGGTTGAGAAGCCAGCGATAGACGAAGAAAAAGCCGCCAAGATTCGGGCGGCGATGGCTGCTGCGGCGGCTAAAAAAGCCGAGAAAGAAGCGAAGGACGCTGGTGAATCGGTTCCTTCGCCAGTTGTCGCGCCAGCAGCGGTTGAGAAGCCAGCGATAGACGAAGAAAAAGCCGCCAAGATTCGCGCGGCGATGGCAGCTGCAGCGGCCAAGAAAGCCGCGAAGGCAGCGCAGTCGGACAAGGATGCCCAATGA
- the rsxB gene encoding electron transport complex subunit RsxB has product MSFLLALALMAGLAVLLGAVLGWAAIKFKVDEDPLVDKIDAVLPQTQCGQCGYPGCKPYATAIANDEAPINQCPPGGTDGIHKLAELLGKEFIPFDDGGGAAEKPRAVAVIREDVCIGCTLCIQACPVDAIVGAAKQLHTVIESECTGCELCIAPCPVDCIDMVVVGENVNTWKWRYPVIQLKQVG; this is encoded by the coding sequence ATGAGTTTTCTATTAGCACTGGCTTTGATGGCCGGATTGGCCGTGTTGCTTGGCGCCGTTTTGGGTTGGGCGGCGATTAAATTTAAGGTTGATGAAGATCCCTTGGTGGATAAAATCGACGCGGTATTGCCGCAAACTCAGTGTGGCCAGTGCGGCTATCCGGGTTGTAAACCGTATGCGACGGCGATTGCCAATGATGAAGCGCCGATTAATCAATGCCCTCCGGGCGGAACGGACGGGATTCATAAGCTGGCGGAGTTGCTGGGCAAAGAATTTATTCCTTTTGACGACGGTGGCGGCGCGGCTGAAAAGCCACGGGCGGTGGCGGTGATTCGGGAAGACGTCTGTATCGGCTGTACGCTGTGTATTCAAGCCTGCCCAGTCGACGCGATTGTTGGCGCAGCCAAGCAATTGCATACGGTGATTGAATCAGAATGTACCGGTTGTGAGCTGTGTATTGCACCGTGTCCGGTCGATTGCATCGATATGGTCGTCGTGGGTGAAAACGTAAATACGTGGAAATGGCGCTATCCCGTGATTCAACTGAAGCAGGTGGGCTAA
- the rsxA gene encoding electron transport complex subunit RsxA, with protein sequence MDLNHYLLLLVGAVLVNNVVLVRILGLCPFMGVSKKLEASIGMGLATAFVLTLASGTSWMIDQVLIVWHLEYLRTLAFIVVIAAIVQFTEMFIHKASPVLYQALGIYLPLITTNCAVLGVPLINSTAKHTFLESLVFGFGSAVGFSLILILFAAMRERLEGADIPQAFKGTPAAFITAGLMSLAFMGFAGLVK encoded by the coding sequence ATGGATTTGAATCATTACCTCTTATTACTCGTCGGTGCGGTGTTGGTGAACAACGTGGTGCTGGTGCGGATTTTGGGGCTTTGCCCGTTTATGGGCGTATCAAAAAAACTCGAAGCCTCGATCGGTATGGGCCTGGCGACCGCATTCGTGTTGACCTTGGCGTCGGGTACGTCGTGGATGATCGACCAAGTGTTGATTGTTTGGCATTTGGAATACTTGCGCACGCTGGCGTTTATTGTGGTGATTGCGGCGATTGTGCAATTTACCGAGATGTTTATCCACAAAGCCAGCCCAGTGTTGTATCAGGCCTTGGGGATTTATTTGCCGCTGATTACCACCAATTGCGCGGTGCTCGGCGTGCCGCTGATTAATTCGACGGCCAAGCATACTTTTTTGGAGTCCTTGGTGTTTGGTTTTGGCTCGGCGGTGGGTTTTTCCTTGATTTTGATTTTGTTCGCCGCGATGCGCGAACGACTCGAAGGCGCAGATATTCCGCAAGCCTTTAAAGGAACACCAGCGGCGTTTATTACCGCGGGTTTGATGAGTTTGGCATTTATGGGTTTTGCAGGATTGGTGAAATGA